A section of the Deinococcus taeanensis genome encodes:
- a CDS encoding alpha/beta hydrolase translates to MNRVLMLLLCLLSVTAGALIVPPAATDAAATARRGWVPVGAGRAASLLRVPPSCSGAGCGLVVVSHPRGQTPEHLRASPQASVLTDALLRAGFAVLLSSDGGPSTWGSPADLTALGVTHATATRQFMWNGHTYALGLSMGGLMALRSALPGAPYPVEGVALIDAWVDVDLAYRSAASRRQEIEEAYNRVSAPEADLNPRWLVAHAGTLPLLVVGSRDDRTVPFGLNGEALYSQAALPGLGGLMQLSGPHLGGNRFTPGVAERLVTFYRALAAVCPAGAPAPCTAGPGARGR, encoded by the coding sequence GTGAACCGAGTCCTGATGCTTCTCCTGTGCCTGCTGAGCGTAACTGCCGGGGCGTTGATCGTGCCGCCCGCCGCCACCGACGCGGCGGCGACCGCGCGGCGCGGCTGGGTCCCGGTGGGGGCCGGCCGCGCCGCCTCCCTGCTGCGCGTGCCGCCCTCATGCAGCGGCGCGGGGTGCGGGCTGGTCGTGGTGTCTCACCCGCGTGGGCAGACGCCCGAGCACCTGCGCGCAAGTCCGCAGGCGAGCGTCCTGACCGACGCGTTGCTGCGCGCCGGGTTCGCGGTGCTGCTGTCGAGCGACGGTGGCCCGAGCACGTGGGGCAGCCCGGCCGACCTGACCGCGCTGGGGGTCACGCACGCCACGGCCACGCGGCAGTTCATGTGGAACGGACACACCTACGCCCTGGGACTCAGCATGGGCGGGCTGATGGCCCTGCGCAGCGCCCTGCCCGGCGCGCCGTACCCGGTGGAGGGCGTGGCCCTGATTGACGCGTGGGTGGACGTGGACCTTGCGTACCGGTCCGCGGCGTCGCGCCGGCAGGAGATTGAGGAAGCGTACAACCGCGTGTCGGCCCCTGAAGCGGACCTCAACCCCCGCTGGCTGGTGGCGCACGCGGGTACGCTGCCGCTGCTGGTGGTGGGAAGCCGGGATGACCGGACGGTGCCGTTCGGGCTGAACGGCGAGGCGCTGTACAGTCAGGCGGCGCTTCCCGGCCTGGGGGGGCTGATGCAGCTCAGTGGCCCGCACCTCGGCGGCAACCGGTTCACGCCGGGCGTTGCGGAGCGGCTGGTGACGTTCTACCGGGCCCTCGCGGCCGTGTGCCCGGCCGGAGCGCCGGCCCCCTGCACGGCGGGACCGGGCGCCCGTGGCCGCTGA
- a CDS encoding acyltransferase produces the protein MTDVPPASPAAPPPRAARADNLTAIDMFRGLTIIEVVAHHSTGVMLRYLDPASTAHLVTLLLNRTLHFAVPAFVFLSAVVLTRSLLRRFEPGRYAWRRLTRGAWPYLLWSVLYILWYVWTGQRDPSSLTDPERWRDWLLYGKASYHLYFLLVALEVYMVLPLMLPLARRRPGITAALLLGLALQLGLYLLNREVLKLPFPASTVLWYMLPITLGVAVGARLDEFPAWWRRRRWLLLPLLALVYGLYLPQALAYVRGTPVTPLVYSGLSWTYTSLMALTLLGVAFRVQSSASAVRLTVALLGTVSLQVYLIHPALLQALERWDAPQGPPWQVALTMVGYFLLALGLPALLGRALLNTRLSTLVFGR, from the coding sequence GTGACGGACGTTCCCCCTGCCTCACCCGCCGCCCCGCCCCCGCGCGCGGCGCGCGCCGACAATCTGACCGCCATCGACATGTTCCGCGGCCTGACCATCATCGAGGTGGTCGCCCATCACTCGACCGGAGTGATGCTGCGGTACCTGGATCCGGCCTCCACCGCCCACCTTGTGACGCTGCTGCTCAACCGCACGCTGCACTTCGCGGTGCCGGCGTTCGTGTTTCTGTCGGCCGTGGTGCTCACGCGCAGCCTGCTGCGGCGCTTCGAACCGGGCCGCTACGCGTGGCGGCGCCTGACGCGCGGCGCGTGGCCCTACCTGCTGTGGAGCGTCCTGTACATCCTGTGGTACGTGTGGACCGGGCAGCGGGACCCGTCATCCCTGACTGACCCTGAGCGCTGGCGGGACTGGCTGCTGTACGGCAAGGCCAGCTACCACCTGTACTTCCTGCTCGTGGCGCTGGAGGTCTACATGGTGCTGCCGCTGATGCTGCCGCTGGCCCGGCGGCGCCCGGGCATCACGGCGGCGCTGCTGCTGGGCCTGGCGCTCCAGCTGGGACTGTACCTGCTGAACCGTGAGGTGCTGAAGCTGCCCTTCCCGGCCAGTACGGTGCTGTGGTACATGCTGCCCATCACGCTGGGCGTCGCGGTGGGCGCACGCCTGGATGAATTTCCGGCGTGGTGGCGGCGCCGGCGCTGGCTGCTGCTGCCGCTGCTCGCCCTGGTGTACGGCCTGTACCTGCCGCAGGCACTGGCGTACGTGCGTGGAACGCCCGTGACGCCCCTCGTGTACTCAGGTCTGTCGTGGACGTACACCAGCCTGATGGCCCTGACCCTGCTGGGCGTGGCGTTCCGCGTGCAGAGCAGCGCCTCGGCCGTGCGGCTCACCGTGGCGCTCCTGGGCACCGTGAGCCTGCAGGTGTACCTGATTCACCCGGCGCTGCTTCAGGCGCTGGAACGCTGGGACGCGCCGCAGGGTCCGCCGTGGCAGGTGGCCCTGACAATGGTCGGGTACTTCCTGCTGGCGCTGGGCCTCCCGGCGCTGCTGGGGCGGGCGCTGCTGAACACGCGCCTGAGCACCCTGGTGTTCGGCCGCTGA
- a CDS encoding prephenate dehydrogenase, with protein MSSESGAASVAPSPLFGTAVVAGVGLIGGSVALGLRQRFLARRVIGLDASPDVLREAEALGVVDEVRAAPGEWLRGADLVVLAAPMRALAPLARDLAPFLNAQALVTDVGSVKSGIAAEMERLGVRHFVAGHPMAGSERGGVTHARAALLENAVWVLTPTDHTPLTALSRARTLVEQLGAAPVVMPPDAHDALVATVSHLPYLASLALTHMVARDERLSLLAAGGFRDLTRVASGDPRMSRDMVVENKEALREALTRFRRQLERLEADLDEPEELLAAAHEGKRTRDSLPIVKRSLLPQRHDLVVAVPDRPNQIGAVTQALGAAGVNIKDIEVLAIREEGGAIRLGLETPEDVASAASILQDAGFEVRGRT; from the coding sequence ATGAGTTCCGAGTCCGGTGCGGCGAGCGTGGCCCCCTCTCCTCTGTTCGGCACGGCGGTCGTGGCTGGCGTGGGTCTGATCGGGGGGAGTGTGGCGCTGGGCCTGCGGCAACGGTTCCTGGCGAGGCGCGTGATCGGCCTGGACGCCAGTCCGGACGTGCTGCGGGAAGCGGAGGCGCTGGGCGTGGTGGATGAGGTGCGGGCCGCGCCGGGCGAGTGGCTGCGCGGCGCTGACCTGGTGGTGCTGGCCGCGCCCATGCGGGCCCTGGCGCCCCTGGCGCGGGACCTGGCGCCGTTCCTGAACGCGCAGGCGCTCGTGACGGACGTGGGCAGCGTGAAAAGTGGCATTGCGGCGGAAATGGAGCGGCTGGGTGTGCGGCACTTCGTGGCCGGGCATCCCATGGCGGGCAGCGAGCGCGGCGGGGTCACGCACGCCCGCGCGGCCCTGCTGGAAAACGCCGTGTGGGTCCTGACGCCCACCGACCACACTCCCCTCACGGCCCTGAGCCGCGCGCGGACGCTTGTGGAACAGCTGGGCGCGGCGCCGGTGGTGATGCCCCCGGACGCACATGACGCCCTGGTGGCCACGGTCAGTCACCTGCCCTATCTGGCCAGCCTGGCGCTGACGCACATGGTGGCGCGCGACGAGCGCCTCAGCCTGCTGGCCGCAGGGGGGTTCCGGGACCTGACGCGCGTGGCCAGCGGTGATCCGCGCATGAGCCGGGACATGGTCGTTGAGAACAAGGAAGCCCTGCGTGAAGCGCTGACGCGGTTCCGCCGTCAGCTGGAACGTCTGGAAGCAGACCTGGATGAACCGGAGGAACTGCTGGCCGCCGCACACGAGGGCAAACGCACGCGCGACAGCCTGCCCATCGTGAAGCGCAGCCTGCTGCCGCAGCGGCATGACCTCGTGGTGGCGGTGCCGGACCGGCCCAACCAGATCGGGGCGGTCACGCAGGCCCTCGGCGCGGCGGGTGTGAATATCAAGGATATTGAGGTGCTCGCCATTCGTGAGGAGGGCGGCGCGATCCGCCTGGGTCTGGAAACGCCGGAGGACGTGGCGAGCGCCGCCTCGATTCTGCAGGACGCGGGGTTTGAAGTGCGTGGGCGCACCTGA
- a CDS encoding TSUP family transporter, protein MPGPEVLLYGLPLAFLAGFIDAVAGGGGTITLPTLFFMGLSPAQVVATNKLLAIFGSGSATAQYWRKGHVERALVLRLIPLALAGSALGAFLVHFVNPDAFRTLVAVVILGVGALVLVNKSFGLEDRYPGLSARTLALTLPGTFIIGTYDGFLGPGTGTFAMFLFALAGFNLVRSSGNARTINFATNLGAFLFFLIGGQMVWWIGLPMGAANALGATLGARLAMLRGSSFVKWMYGAIVLLVAARLIFIP, encoded by the coding sequence GTGCCCGGTCCCGAAGTTCTGCTGTACGGTCTGCCGCTCGCCTTTCTCGCCGGGTTCATCGACGCGGTCGCCGGGGGGGGCGGCACCATCACGCTTCCCACCCTGTTCTTCATGGGCCTCAGCCCGGCGCAGGTGGTCGCCACGAACAAACTTCTGGCGATCTTCGGCTCCGGCAGCGCCACCGCGCAGTACTGGCGTAAAGGCCACGTGGAGCGCGCGCTGGTGCTGCGCCTCATTCCGCTGGCACTCGCCGGCAGCGCCCTGGGGGCGTTCCTGGTGCATTTCGTGAACCCGGACGCCTTCCGTACCCTGGTGGCCGTCGTGATCCTCGGCGTGGGCGCCCTGGTGCTCGTGAACAAATCCTTCGGGCTTGAAGACCGCTACCCGGGCCTGAGCGCACGCACGCTGGCACTGACCCTGCCCGGCACGTTCATCATCGGGACCTACGACGGCTTTCTGGGGCCGGGCACCGGCACGTTCGCCATGTTCCTGTTTGCCCTTGCGGGCTTCAACCTCGTGCGCTCAAGCGGCAACGCCCGCACCATCAACTTCGCCACGAACCTCGGCGCGTTCCTGTTCTTCCTGATCGGCGGCCAGATGGTCTGGTGGATCGGGCTGCCCATGGGCGCTGCGAACGCCCTGGGCGCCACCCTGGGTGCACGCCTGGCGATGCTGCGGGGCAGTTCATTCGTGAAATGGATGTACGGCGCGATCGTGCTGCTCGTCGCTGCGCGCCTGATCTTCATCCCCTGA
- a CDS encoding DegV family protein, which translates to MIAVLTDSTCDLHPDSAQQMGIRVVPLQVNMQERTMLDWLEIDPDAVYDHMRTGGAATTAPVSVSAFAEQYRELLKTHDAVLSLHLSGKLSETVRNAQEAAQALGETSRIHVLDTEVAGGPLAELAMVARTHLNSSEDLQGAAKAVLDARDRMYSEMSVASLEYLRRSGRIGRAQALLGNMLSLRPILAFDHGELKATRRVKVDQAAADMLDSIKGRLGNAPVSVTIMHAGRDTARINALRSAMAASGLNVQRGRVQLMGPVIGAHVGPGTYGFTALPLA; encoded by the coding sequence ATGATTGCCGTTCTTACCGACTCCACCTGTGATCTGCACCCGGACAGTGCGCAGCAGATGGGCATTCGCGTTGTCCCCCTGCAGGTCAACATGCAGGAACGCACCATGCTCGACTGGCTGGAAATCGACCCGGACGCCGTGTACGACCACATGCGCACTGGGGGCGCTGCCACCACCGCGCCCGTCTCGGTCAGCGCGTTCGCCGAACAGTACCGCGAACTCCTGAAAACGCACGACGCCGTCTTAAGCCTCCACCTGTCCGGCAAGCTGTCTGAAACGGTGCGGAACGCCCAGGAAGCCGCGCAGGCCCTGGGCGAGACCAGCCGCATTCACGTGCTCGACACCGAGGTGGCCGGCGGTCCCCTGGCCGAACTTGCCATGGTGGCGCGCACCCACCTGAACAGCAGCGAAGATCTTCAGGGCGCCGCGAAAGCCGTGCTGGATGCCCGGGACCGCATGTACTCCGAAATGTCGGTGGCCAGCCTGGAGTACCTGCGCCGCAGTGGCCGGATCGGGCGGGCCCAGGCGCTGCTGGGCAACATGCTGAGCCTGCGGCCCATCCTCGCCTTCGACCACGGCGAACTGAAAGCCACGCGCCGCGTGAAGGTGGACCAGGCCGCCGCGGACATGCTCGACAGCATCAAGGGCCGCCTGGGGAACGCGCCGGTGAGCGTCACGATCATGCACGCCGGGCGCGACACGGCCCGGATCAATGCGCTGCGCAGCGCCATGGCCGCCAGCGGCTTGAACGTGCAGCGCGGCCGCGTGCAGCTGATGGGGCCCGTGATCGGCGCGCACGTCGGGCCGGGCACGTACGGCTTTACGGCGCTGCCCCTCGCCTGA
- a CDS encoding ABC transporter permease: MTTATVPAVKRKQDSIFWRRFRRSTPGKVGAVIVLAFVLLAVLASVLKPYDPTTDRNYRLTLKPPSVTALWNKDVAETYTDPVSGKVNAWAAPFGTDNLGRDVMTRVLHGTRISLKVGVVSTILALVLGTLLGLLAGYYGGWLDSVLGYLTDVMLAFPSILLAIGFASIFSTSDPPLLIAGLDRLFALNSPQLVTAMLAVSLVQVPVYLRLARGVVLSVREREFVQAAGALGASQTRMIFRHVLPNSLSPLIVQGALSIATATIEVAALGFLGIGAQPPLPEWGTMISDSRQYYIDAPWTMVFPGLAIFLTVLGFNLLGDGLRDVLDPRSTQ, translated from the coding sequence ATGACAACCGCAACCGTTCCGGCTGTGAAACGAAAGCAGGACAGTATCTTCTGGCGCCGGTTCCGGCGCAGCACGCCCGGCAAGGTCGGCGCAGTGATTGTCCTCGCGTTCGTGCTGCTGGCAGTGCTGGCCAGCGTCCTGAAGCCGTACGATCCCACCACTGACCGCAACTACCGCCTGACCCTGAAGCCGCCCAGCGTGACGGCCCTGTGGAACAAGGACGTGGCGGAAACCTACACCGATCCGGTCAGCGGCAAGGTGAATGCCTGGGCCGCACCGTTTGGAACGGACAACCTGGGCCGGGACGTTATGACGCGCGTGCTGCACGGCACGCGGATCAGTCTGAAAGTCGGCGTGGTGAGCACCATCCTGGCGCTCGTGCTCGGCACGCTGCTAGGCCTGCTGGCCGGGTATTACGGCGGGTGGCTGGACAGCGTCCTGGGGTACCTGACGGACGTGATGCTGGCCTTTCCGAGCATCCTGCTGGCCATCGGATTTGCCAGCATCTTCAGCACCAGTGACCCTCCCCTCCTGATCGCCGGCCTTGACCGCCTGTTCGCGCTGAACAGCCCGCAGCTGGTGACCGCGATGCTGGCCGTGTCGCTGGTGCAGGTGCCGGTGTACCTGCGCCTGGCGCGCGGGGTGGTGCTTTCCGTGAGGGAACGGGAGTTCGTGCAGGCGGCGGGTGCGCTGGGCGCCTCGCAGACCCGTATGATCTTCCGGCACGTGCTCCCCAACAGCCTGTCACCACTGATCGTGCAGGGCGCGCTGAGCATCGCCACGGCCACCATTGAGGTGGCGGCCCTGGGATTCCTTGGCATTGGGGCGCAGCCCCCTCTGCCGGAGTGGGGCACGATGATCAGCGACAGCCGCCAGTACTACATTGACGCGCCGTGGACGATGGTGTTCCCGGGCCTGGCGATCTTCCTGACGGTGCTGGGCTTCAACCTGCTGGGTGACGGCCTGCGGGACGTGCTGGACCCGCGCAGCACGCAGTAG
- a CDS encoding ABC transporter permease: MGSYLIRRLLRTVLVMLGISLVVFVFVRSIPGDPAVAMLGERATPEAAAALREQLGLNKPWFLNPSNPLDAQYPKYMNALLRGDLGTGIKSNIPVLDDLKARFPATAELSVAALLFALLVGMPAGILAALRRNSFWDNLATTISLLGVSMPVFWLGLLLSYFFAVKLGWLPPSARLGSETDLQPMTGFYVLDGLLRGQPAASWDALRHLILPAIALGTIPLAIIARITRSSMLDVLGQDYVRTARAKGLTQRAVTVKHALRNALLPVVTVIGLQAGALLGGAVLTETIFSWPGIGSWVYEAISQRDYPIIQGGVIFAALVVSVANLIVDLSYAALDPRIQYS; the protein is encoded by the coding sequence TTGGGCAGTTACCTGATTCGCCGCCTGCTGCGGACCGTGCTGGTCATGCTGGGCATCAGCCTGGTGGTTTTCGTGTTCGTCCGTTCGATTCCCGGTGACCCGGCAGTGGCCATGCTGGGCGAGCGCGCCACGCCGGAAGCGGCCGCTGCGCTGCGTGAGCAGCTGGGCCTCAACAAGCCGTGGTTCCTCAATCCGTCCAATCCGCTCGACGCCCAGTACCCGAAGTACATGAACGCCTTGCTGCGCGGCGACCTGGGCACCGGCATCAAGAGCAACATTCCGGTGCTGGACGACCTGAAGGCCCGCTTTCCGGCGACCGCCGAGCTGAGTGTCGCGGCCCTGCTGTTCGCCCTGCTGGTGGGCATGCCGGCCGGGATTCTCGCCGCGCTGCGCCGCAACAGCTTCTGGGATAACCTCGCTACCACCATCTCCCTGCTGGGCGTGAGCATGCCCGTGTTCTGGCTTGGCCTGCTGCTGTCGTATTTCTTTGCCGTGAAGCTGGGCTGGCTGCCGCCGAGCGCCCGGCTGGGCAGTGAGACGGACCTGCAGCCCATGACCGGGTTCTACGTGCTCGACGGCCTGCTGCGCGGTCAGCCGGCGGCGAGCTGGGACGCGCTGCGGCACCTGATTCTGCCGGCCATCGCGCTGGGGACCATCCCCCTGGCAATCATCGCGCGCATCACGCGCAGTTCCATGCTGGACGTGCTGGGACAGGATTACGTGCGGACAGCCCGCGCCAAGGGCCTCACGCAGCGGGCCGTGACGGTCAAGCACGCGCTGCGCAACGCCCTGCTGCCGGTCGTGACGGTCATCGGCCTGCAGGCCGGGGCGCTGCTGGGCGGCGCCGTCCTGACCGAAACGATCTTCTCGTGGCCGGGGATCGGCTCGTGGGTGTATGAAGCGATCAGTCAGCGGGACTACCCCATCATTCAGGGCGGCGTGATCTTCGCGGCCCTGGTGGTGAGCGTCGCGAACCTGATCGTGGACCTGAGTTACGCTGCCCTGGACCCCCGCATTCAGTACAGCTGA
- a CDS encoding ABC transporter substrate-binding protein: MKKLLLTALLSTLSAASAATLVFGGNGEPVSLEPGNITDGISILVQRQIYDTLVDFEDGTTDLKPGLATKWTPNANNTAWTFTLRKGVRFHDGTAMNADAIVFNLSRWWDKAHPYSFRDQGRTFEIVGELLGGYKGDATAVIKNIVKVNDSTVRIDLNKPSSVLPNVLAAGYFGIASPTAIKKEGAKYGTPASKPVGTGPFVFQSWRTGDRVTLLPNKLYWGEKAKVDQLIIRSIKDASQRLNELKAGTIDFANDLTPDSLKSVQADKNLVAVKRPSFNVGFLSLNNRNQYLKNEKVRQAISMAINKKEIVNAFWNGLGISNASFVPPVMAWANSSKVPADYKFDPAAAKKMLADAGYPNGISLDLWYMPVSRPYFPNPKPIAEAIAADLSAIGVKVNLKTEDWAKYLEDRNKEPGFDMYMIGWTGDYGDPDNFYGAYYGSNASDDINWNPSTVETLLQQGRAAPTQAAKAKIYQQLHEMTYNAAYRIPMVHSNPLAAARTYVKGWVPSPLGSEAFNSVSVPGKK, encoded by the coding sequence ATGAAGAAACTGCTCCTGACCGCTCTGCTCTCCACCCTCAGCGCCGCGTCGGCCGCCACGCTGGTTTTCGGCGGTAACGGCGAGCCCGTCAGCCTGGAGCCCGGGAACATCACCGACGGCATCAGCATCCTCGTGCAGCGCCAGATCTACGACACCCTGGTGGATTTCGAGGACGGCACCACCGACCTCAAACCCGGTCTGGCCACCAAGTGGACACCCAACGCGAACAACACCGCCTGGACCTTCACGCTCCGTAAGGGCGTCCGCTTCCACGACGGCACCGCCATGAACGCCGACGCGATTGTGTTCAACCTCAGCCGCTGGTGGGACAAAGCCCACCCCTACAGCTTCCGTGATCAGGGCCGCACCTTCGAAATCGTTGGCGAGCTGCTCGGCGGCTACAAGGGCGACGCCACGGCCGTCATCAAGAACATCGTCAAGGTCAACGACTCAACCGTCCGCATTGACCTGAACAAACCCTCCAGCGTGCTGCCCAACGTGCTCGCCGCCGGGTACTTCGGGATTGCCAGCCCCACGGCCATCAAGAAGGAAGGTGCGAAGTACGGCACGCCAGCCAGCAAACCCGTCGGCACCGGCCCGTTTGTCTTCCAGAGCTGGCGCACCGGTGACCGCGTGACCCTGCTGCCCAACAAGCTGTACTGGGGTGAGAAGGCCAAGGTCGACCAGCTGATCATCCGGTCCATCAAGGACGCCAGCCAGCGCCTGAACGAGCTGAAGGCCGGCACCATCGACTTTGCCAACGACCTCACGCCCGACAGCCTCAAGAGCGTGCAGGCCGACAAGAACCTCGTGGCGGTCAAGCGGCCCAGCTTCAACGTGGGCTTCCTGAGCCTGAACAACCGCAACCAGTACCTGAAGAACGAGAAGGTGCGCCAGGCGATCAGCATGGCCATCAACAAGAAGGAGATCGTGAATGCCTTCTGGAACGGCCTGGGCATCAGCAACGCCTCCTTCGTGCCGCCCGTGATGGCCTGGGCAAACAGCAGCAAGGTGCCCGCGGATTACAAGTTCGATCCTGCCGCTGCGAAGAAAATGCTCGCTGACGCCGGCTACCCGAACGGCATCAGCCTGGACCTGTGGTACATGCCCGTGTCCCGCCCGTACTTCCCGAACCCCAAACCCATCGCCGAGGCCATTGCCGCTGACCTGAGTGCCATCGGCGTGAAGGTGAACCTGAAAACCGAGGACTGGGCCAAATACCTGGAAGACCGCAACAAGGAACCCGGCTTCGACATGTACATGATCGGCTGGACCGGCGACTACGGCGATCCCGACAACTTCTACGGCGCGTACTACGGCAGCAACGCCAGCGACGACATCAACTGGAACCCCAGCACCGTCGAGACCCTGCTGCAACAGGGCCGCGCCGCACCCACGCAGGCCGCCAAGGCCAAGATCTACCAGCAGCTGCACGAAATGACCTACAACGCCGCGTACCGCATCCCGATGGTTCACAGCAACCCCCTGGCCGCCGCACGGACCTACGTGAAGGGCTGGGTGCCCAGCCCCCTGGGCAGCGAAGCGTTCAACTCCGTCAGCGTTCCCGGCAAGAAATAA
- a CDS encoding fumarylacetoacetate hydrolase family protein: protein MQLVRISHEGQAHWGELDGAQVHLTRGMRGEPLGTTVPFNPAALLAPAEPTKIVCVGRNYLDHIRELGNDTGDLPREPGIFLKGPNALAEPGGTVDRPDWTQNFHFEGELALVIGQRARHLTPDTALAHVAGYTCGLDLTARDLQKTDLQWFRAKAADRFCPLGPWLETDLDPTDLRVQTRVNGAVRQDSRTSHLIFPVVDILVYVTRFVTLEPGDVVLTGTPEGVGALNAGDVVEVEVEGIGVLRTPIGVG from the coding sequence ATGCAACTGGTCAGAATTTCCCATGAAGGGCAGGCGCACTGGGGCGAACTGGACGGCGCGCAGGTTCACCTGACGCGCGGCATGCGGGGCGAACCCCTGGGCACCACGGTGCCCTTCAACCCGGCGGCGCTGCTGGCCCCGGCCGAGCCGACCAAGATCGTGTGTGTGGGCCGCAACTACCTGGATCACATCCGGGAGCTGGGGAACGACACCGGGGACCTGCCGCGTGAGCCGGGCATCTTCCTGAAAGGCCCCAATGCCCTGGCGGAACCGGGCGGCACCGTGGACCGGCCAGACTGGACCCAGAATTTCCACTTTGAGGGGGAACTGGCCCTCGTGATCGGCCAGCGCGCCCGGCACCTCACGCCGGACACCGCGCTGGCGCACGTGGCCGGGTACACCTGCGGGCTGGACCTCACGGCGCGGGACCTTCAGAAAACGGACCTTCAGTGGTTCCGCGCGAAGGCCGCCGACCGGTTCTGCCCGCTGGGCCCCTGGCTGGAAACCGACCTGGACCCCACCGACCTGCGCGTGCAGACCCGCGTGAACGGCGCCGTGCGCCAGGACAGCCGCACGAGTCACCTGATCTTCCCGGTCGTGGACATCCTGGTGTACGTCACGCGGTTCGTGACGCTGGAGCCCGGGGACGTCGTCCTGACCGGCACGCCCGAAGGAGTGGGCGCCCTGAACGCCGGGGACGTGGTCGAGGTTGAGGTCGAGGGCATTGGGGTACTCCGCACCCCCATCGGGGTGGGCTGA